The following are encoded in a window of Phaseolus vulgaris cultivar G19833 chromosome 3, P. vulgaris v2.0, whole genome shotgun sequence genomic DNA:
- the LOC137807723 gene encoding uncharacterized protein — protein sequence METLESAPSTPSRTTDSKHQTPSPLPPSVLRLWRPHAQRNLRNQWSQLASCKNRWFSASSAGRSHATALVNSHLSQRYMPDMKLGVVSDMPGIRKRACLKLFKRQELQRSKLLVCYKDMVGIVSDMINISRSLKCFSKGSTSSPLLQFSYNSADQSDGGDGGDGGGIPVFTFYSITSHEKFAEELVQMFSLELCLKRLLVLEFMSIGYDTSEVKQLHWSTHLYDDEFKDLRDCNLYCEVTHGPVPPRFRDGKSDIASLRFDNQPNPEVLQVYLTTWLADANIDTLKVNEIFTVVGEEMHVSII from the exons CACCTTCAAGAACCACTGATTCTAAGCATCAAACACCATCTCCATTACCGCCATCAGTGCTCAGACTGTGGAGGCCTCACGCGCAAAGAAATTTGAGGAACCAATGGTCACAATTGGCATCGTGCAAAAATCGATGGTTCTCTGCTTCTTCTGCAGGAAGATCTCATGCAACTGCTCTCGTTAATTCTCATCTCTCCCAAAG GTACATGCCTGATATGAAACTAGGTGTTGTGAGCGATATGCCTGGTATAAGAAAGAGAGCTTGTTTGAAGCTATTTAAGCGGCAG GAATTGCAAAGGAGCAAATTGTTGGTGTGTTATAAGGACATG GTGGGCATTGTAAGTGACATGATCAATATTAGCAGATCGTTGAAGTGTTTCTCCAAAGGATCAACCAGTAGTCCACTGTTGCAGTTTTCTTATAACTCTGCAGACCAGAGTGATGGTGGTGATGGTGGAGATGGTGGTGGAATTCCAGTATTTACATTTTATTCAATCACTTCACATG AGAAATTTGCGGAGGAATTGGTTCAGATGTTTAGCCTGGAACTATGTTTGAAG CGATTACTTGTTCTTGAATTTATGTCCATTGGTTATGACACTTCAGAAGTAAAACAGTTGCATTGGTCAACTCATCTTTATGACGATGAATTCAAAGATTTGAGAGACTGCAATCTGTACTGTGAAGTGACTCATGGGCCAGTTCCACCAAGATTCAGGGATGGGAAATCTGACATTGCCTCTTTAAGATTTGACAACCAACCCAATCCTGAGGTTTTACAG GTTTATTTAACAACATGGCTCGCAGACGCAAACATAGATACTCTCAA AGTGAATGAGATATTTACAGTGGTTGGGGAGGAAATGCATGTTAGCATTATTTAA